From the Sulfuriferula nivalis genome, the window GTTCGCTAATCGCTAAGGCATCAGCCGATCCGACTAAGCCCCCTATGCTTAAACGTTGACCAGCAGGGGGTATGGGTTGGTTAATCAGCATGGAAAAATAATGCGCCTAAATAAACAATGTATTTTAGCTTATTTTGGGCAGGGTGTAGGCAATCTGGTCTGGTGTAAATGAAAAAGGACTAGCTCAAGCCAGTATTTCTTGATTGTGGACGCCATATTTAAGTCTTAACTGCTTCTCGAAATAAGTTAATAGCGTGATCAAAAAACTCTTCCAGCCAGGATTTTAATTCCGGGGATAAGGTGATTAATTTTGCTCTGCCATCACTTGGGTCGGGCAACTCTATGAGCAGACCAATCATTATTGCTTTATCCAAATATTTTTTGGCGGTTTGGGGCCCCAGATGGCGCATGTATAAAAGCGCTTCTTGTTTTCGCACTGGCTCCTGTTTA encodes:
- a CDS encoding MarR family transcriptional regulator, with amino-acid sequence MGAVKKHQQRLRFVEALNRMDSAWMEFLQDKDVFDINYSDLYTGLWAKQEPVRKQEALLYMRHLGPQTAKKYLDKAIMIGLLIELPDPSDGRAKLITLSPELKSWLEEFFDHAINLFREAVKT